TACACGATGCAGGAGTTTTTCGACGAATTGGACGTTATCGAACAATACCAACAGCCCGGGAAGTCGGCTTACTTTGGTGAAATCACCGAAAAACAAAGAAAACTATACCACGCTATGGGTCTCGATACCCCCTCATAGATATATTTTTCCGGGACTTTAGGATACACCAAACCGACCGGAGAAACAGAGGCTCGAAGTCCCATTTGTCGTGAAGCGTTACGACAAAGCCCCCCCCGCAGGCAGAAAATCAGGACCGCCGACTAAACCAACGGTCCTGATTTTCCCATATTTCAACTGGACTAAAATTAATTTTAACAGAAAAAACTGATGATACAACGTTCAATCATAAACAAAGCATACGGATAAATTCTTCGGACACCGATTAAATTGAAGGAACTATTTCAAGTTCGACTTCTCTCGTCAGAATTTCCGCATAACTGAAAGAAACGGTACTGGCTCTCGATTCCACATACATGGTAAAAAGTTTCGGGTACGCATCCAGTAAAATACCCTGAGTTTCTTCCATCCGGTTACGGCCCTTCGACGTACGACACCGGACTCGCTGACCCTTGTAAGAAATGATCTCATCTTTAATAGACATGAGGGTTCTCGCCATAAAACATCACTCCCTCGTTTTTAATCAGGATGTATAATATCACGAACACGTTCAATTGACAAATTCCCTGCTGCATACGACAATCCTTTTGCATAAGCCGCTTTTAATTCATAAAAAGCATAAGGACTTCTTATTTACGCAACTCGCACGGCACAAACCCCAAAACTCGGACAGGGGAAGAAAACACGACATCTTGAAGAAGCAAAAAATGCAAAAATTATTTAAGACTTAATATTTAGAATATTTAATTCTATTATTCGGCGACGATTATATCTCGAAAAACATAATTCGGCATAACTCGAAAAACTTTTTGCAAACCCAAAGGCTTGAAGCTATAATAATGCAATTGCGAAATTGGAAAAAGGAGTTCATTACGTGATCCGGAATGGAAAAATTTTTGAAAACCGTATATCTCAACGATGAAAACAATCTCTGTCCGTTCATAAATTTTATGTATAGCAGGCGGAACATCGGAGAACAGCATTCTTCCCCCTCCGGAGAAGAACAGGTATCGATCCAAAATACTGATATTCAGGGATACTGTGAGGTGTCGTCGTGTTCAGAAAAATTGGGGAATCATTGTCGAGGCAGCTCTCCGGTCCTTTCTTCGCGGTGAAACTGACCGTCGCCATTGCCATCGTTTTCTGCGTGTTCGCAGGGACTTCGGATTTGTTTTTGAGCGATCTGTCCATTTTGAAAGGAGTTCGGCTTGTGCTGGGAATAGTGTTGGGCGTATTCATGCTGACTGTGGCGCTTGAGGGTCAGCTCTTCACAAAGGTAAACCTTCCGCTGCGATTTCTCTCCTTCGGGGGAGGCCTGAGCCTGATCGACAGCAGAATTCCGACGGACGTCATCGGTCTCGTGATTCTCATTCAGCTGCTGGTCTATCAGAGATATCTGGCTCGCCGCGAAGAAGCCATGCGCCGTCTGAAAACAATACCCGACGAGCCGGAAAACACGACGAATCCCCCTCTGCCTTCCGCCTGAACGCGCGCAGCGGGGACAGAACGAGGGATAAAACAGAAAATAATTAAGATAAAGACATAATAGAATATCGAATTGAAAGGGAGTCGAGAGATGGAAAAAATTCTTGTGGGCAAACTGAAAGAATCTCTGCAGGCAGTCCTGCCGGTCGTCGCCATCATCCTTTTTGTGCATCTGACACTGGCCCCCATGTCGAAGGAGATCCTGACGTCGATGCTTTGGGGAATGGCGTTTCTCATCGTAGGCCTGACGCTTTTTTCTCTCGGAACCGACCTCGCAATGATGCCGATGGGGCAGCATATCGGCTCCGCTCTTTTGCAGTCGCGAAATCTGGCTCTTTTGACAGGAGGCTGCTTCATCTTTGGATTTGTCGTAACCATCGCCGAGCCGGACCTGCAGATCATGACGCATCAGGTCCCCTCAATTCCGGATTTTACGCTGCTGGTCAGCATAGCGGCGGGGGTCGCGGCTTTTCTCGTACTGGCGGTGCTGCGCGTGCTTTTTCGTTTCCGGCTTTCTTACGCGCTGATTGTCATGTACGCTTTCACCTTCCTGATCGCCCTGTTTTCCGCCGACTATCTCGCCGCCGCCTTCGATGCCTCGGCGGTGACGACGGGACCTGTCACCGTTCCGTTTCTTCTGGCTATGGGAGCCGGTCTGGCGGCGGTCAGCGGTGGCAGGGAATCTGCGGACGACAATTTCGGCATATGCGCCATATGTTCCATAGGGCCCATTCTCGCAGTTTTGATCGCAGGGCTTTTTTTCGACCCTCAGAGCACTCGATACGAAGTCGACGTCCCCGCCGCGGTTGGAGGCGCCGGGGCACTGGCGACAGTTTTCGCCCTGGAGCTGGTTCATTCTCTGCGAAACGTGGGAATGGTCATTGTTCCAATCGCAGGTATTTTTATGATCTTTCAAATTACCCATCTCAAACTGTCCCGGACAGAACTGGTCAAAATCGGAGTCGGACTTCTGTATCTGCTTTTCGGGCTCACGCTTTTTCTGGCTGGAGTAAACGGCGGATTTCTTCCGGCAGGAAAGTACCTCGGCGAAACGATGGGAGCGATGGAGCATCGATGGATTCTGATTCCCCTTTGCCTGGCAATCGGCGCCTGCGTCGTCGTCGCGGAACCTGCCGTCCACGTTCTGACGAAACAGGTCGAAGAAATAACGAACGGCGCCATTTCCAGACGCACCCTGCTTGTTGGAATGGCACTGGGCGTCGGGCTGGCGATGTCCATGGCGATGATTCGCATACTGACCGGACTCTCGATCTGGTGGATACTGCTGCCGGGCTATCTGCTGGCGCTGACTCTGACGTTTTTCGCCCCGGGATTTTTCGTGGGCATCGGGTTCGACTCAGGAGGCGTCGCCGCGGGAGCCATGAGCGCAGCCTTCGTTTTGCCCTTCACCATCGGAGTTTGCCGGGGAACCGGAGAAAATGTGGCCCTCGCGGCCTTCGGCGTGGTGGGGATGATCGCCATGATGCCGCCCGTCACTCTGCAGCTGATCGGCGTTCTTTACCGCCTGCGGCTCGAAAGAGCGGAACGCGCGGCCGCGAAGATCCGGAAAAACACAGCGACGAACGAAAGCCCGGGCGGAGATTCATGTAAAAATTCAGACGTCGGTTTTCCTGACTCAGAGGACTCCGCCTCCTGAAGCCCTGCGGCGATTATTTGCACCTGCTGTTGTCATGCACAACCCGCGGGATTTTTCTTAAAAAAGAAACCGATAGCCGGAGAAAGGAAAAGAAACCATGCAGAACGAAGGCAGTTCAAAAACCTTCCCCAACCTGCTGATAGTCATATGCGACCGGGAAAAAAGCAAAAAAATAACGGACTTCTTCAAAGATCGAAACGCGTTTTTCAATCTGCTGACGCTGGGCAGAGGAACTGCAAGCTCCAAAATTTTGAACTATCTGGGGCTGGGACAAACCGAAAAGACGCTTCTTTTCAGCGCCATGCCCGCAGACGAGGCGGCAAACGTCCTTTCACAGGTCGATGAAGCTCTCGATTTGAAGCAGCCGGGACACGGCATCGCCTTTCTTCTGCCGCTGGACGACCCTGACGGCGGAGAAATGTTTCTCGAAAAAGGCAATTATAATAATATCGAAATTGAAAAACATAATGAAAAACATAATGAAAAACATCATGATGGAGGAAATAACGTGACGCATCAATTTCAGCATACCCTGATCCTGGCGGTGAGCAACCGCGGGTACAGCCAGGACGTGATGGACGCGGCGCGCACCGCGCAGGCGGCGGGCGGCACCATTATCAACGCCAGAGTGTTCGCGCCCTCCGGCGCGGAAAAATTTTTCGGCGTGACGATCCAGCCTGAAAAAGAAATCGTCATGATTCTCGCCGAAAATCGTCACAAAAACGACATTATGCGCGCCATTGCCGAAAAAACGGGCATGGGAACCCCCGCCGAGGCCTTCGCCTTCTCCCTGCCGGTCAGTGACGTCAGAGGTCTGCAGATTCCCTTCTCCCCGGGAGAAGACCGCAGAAAAATCTGAAATTTGACGCCACGTTTTCTCTCAGAGTGAAACCGTTGGTTCCGTAAACAATTCTTAATCGATCTTAACGTTTTTTTTACGACCTTATTAAGGATTTATAGAGATTCTTAACACCATTCCATCCTATAATCCGGCCGTCAGTTGATCTGCCCAAAGCGGGCCGACTGCGATTTTAAATCGACCGGAGGAGAATGAAATGGCGGACGACAGCGAAAAACTGCAGAAGATACTCGAAGGGGGAGAAATTGTCCGATGGAGCGGTTCGTCGCAGCCTTACGGGCTTTTTGACGAAGCGCACAAATCATTTACAATGCTTTCTCTGATGTGGGCTCTGGTATGGGGCATCATTCTGGTTGGAGGCTATTTCGCGCTGTGCATTTCGCGAGGTCTGGAGCTGAAAGCCGTCGTCATGGTGGTTTGCGCGGCCGTTCCTCTTCTGATAGCCTGGAGTCCCGTGGGAGACAAAGGCAACATCAAAAAACTGCATTATATGGTTACGGACAGAAAAGTCGTCGTCTCCTCGTCGGAAGGAGAGCGGGCGTGCAGCATGCCCATCATAGACATTGACGCCATACGCGCCGAAAAAGCCGGCAGCGACACCTGCCACCTCCGATTCGGCTCCTCCACCTTCAAAGCTTCGGCGAAAAAACTCCCCGCGCTGGCTATTCGCGGCGAATTCGACACCAGAGACAACAACAAGGTTTACACGGGCCTGGTGTTTTACAATATCAGCGTCAGCGACGGCAACACGATATGCGACCTGCTGAAACCCGCCGTCTCCATCGAAGGCAGCACGTCATAGTCTTTCAGACCCCGTCACCGCGTCATAGCCGGCAGCGAAATGAACAATGAACAGGGAACCTGCATTTCTCTGTTCATTTTTATGGTTTATGATATATTAAGTTTTATGAAATTTTTTCTGATGAAAAAGAATCTTCTCCCCTGTTTGTCCCTCAAAGATCTGCTGACGACCGTCGCCGCAATTGCGATTTCCTCTTCGTTCTGCAGCGTTCTGGGTCTTTTCAGCAGTTCGGATATTCATGTGCCGCTGATTTTCGTGTTGACCGTTCTGGTGATTTCCAGGCTGACGGAGGGGTATTTTTATGGCATTTTTACTTCAATCACCGCTGTATTTCTCGTCAATTACGTGTTCACCTACCCCTATTTCGCCTTCAACTTCACCCTCGGCGGCTATCCGCTGATCTTTCTCACCATGCTGGCAGTGTCGATCATCACCAGCACCCTCACCACCCAGATCAAACAGCAGGAAAAACTGCGGGTTGAAACGGAAAAGGAAAAACTGCGCGCCAATTTGCTGCGAGCAATTTCCCACGATCTGAGAACTCCGCTGACCTCCATCGTCGGCTCCACTTCCGTGATTCTTGAAGACGAAACCCGTCTCTCCGGCGCTCAAAAGCAGGCGCTGCTTCGGGAAGTGCGGGACGATGCCCTGTGGCTCATTCGCATGGTGGAAAATCTTCTGGCTATTACGCGCATGGGAGGAGACGCCACGATTCACAAACAGCCGGAAATTCTGGAAGAGCTGATCGGATCGGCAACTCATAAATTCAGAAAAAAACATCCTGACACTCCCCTGCAGGTTTCTATTCCGGACGCTCCGATTTTCCTCCCCCTGGACATCATTCTCATTGAGCAGGTTTTGACGAACCTCCTGGAAAACGCCGTCATTCACGGGAAAAACCTGACTCATATCAATCTGTCCGCCGCTGTGGAAGGGCGCAGGATCATTTTTTCCGTGGAAAACGACGGGGAGGAAATTGATAAAGGGCTGTTGCCCCACCTTTTCGACGGGTACTTTGCCAGAGTCGATAAAACGACAGAAACCGGCAACAGGCGCAATATGGGAATCGGCCTTTCCGTCTGCGCCTCGATCGTCAGGGCGCACGGCGGAGATATTTCAGCGGAAAATATAACATCCGGCGGAGTGCTTTTCCGTTTTTCTCTGCCCCTGGAGGAGAAGATGCCGCATGGTTCTTAAAGATCGCATTCTGATCGTGGAGGACGAAAACAGCATCAGCCATTTTATGGCGACCATCCTGACATCCAACAACTACGACGTGCTCATCGCGCATACCGGAGCGGAAGCCTACACAATGATCACGTCTCAGTCTCCTGATTTGATTTTGCTTGATTTGGGACTTCCGGACATCGATGGCCTTTCCATCATCAAAACAATCCGGGAGTGGTCTCAAATTCCTGTCGTGGTCGTTTCCGCCAGAATGCACGAACGGGACAAGGTAACGGCCCTTGACACGGGAGCCGACGACTATATCACGAAACCTTTCGGACCGTCGGAGCTGCTGGCCCGAATTCGCACAGCGCTTCGACATACCCGGGGACTCCGGCCGGATGTGGCCCGGACGGGAAAATATCAGGTCGCCGATCTTGTGATCGATTACAACAAACATCAGGTGTTCATCGCGGGAGTCAACGTCCGCCTGACGCAGAACGAATATAAAATCATCTCTCTGCTGGGCCGGTATGCCGGCAAGGTCATTACATACGATTATCTGCTGAAGGAAATCTGGGGTCCCGGTTTAACTGGCAACAACCAGATTCTCAGGGTAAATATGGCGAACATCAGACGCAAAATCGAGAAAAATCCGGCCGAACCGGAGTACATTTTCACGGAGGCCGGAGTCGGCTATCGACTGCGGGAAGACGACTGAGGAGGGCAAATACCCTCTGTCGGTATGAGTCTCAATTGGGTCCTTTGATTTCAAATCGATTTGGGATACAATATTCTTTGCGCAGTCATCTGAAAAGAAGGTCCTTATGTGAACAGAAAATTTAAGCTTTTTCTGGTTTTCATTATTGCTCTGTACATGACAGCGTCCGCATATACGGCGTTCGCGCTGGTAAACGACGTCTCCAAAAGAACCGGGAACACGCAAACGTTTTACGCGGAGAATTTTTGCCGTTCGTTCGTTGTGCCGCAGAAAGAATCTCTGCACATCGTCGCAGGAACTCCAGCCCGTCAGCAGCGCAATTTTCTGGCGGACGAAACCTCCCAGGGCTCTTCTCAAACTCACAAAAAAGTCGCTTTCGACCGGCGGCATATCCCCGCGTCGGACGAGCGTATTCTGTCTCTTTCGAAGGCATTTACAATTGAGCGATTCCTGCGGGCAAAAAGCATAACTTTCATCGTTCTGAAACAGGCGCTTCTCGCTATGTCCCGAACGACGGTCACCGCTTTTTCAAAATTCACAATCGACCCTCCCGCCGTATTGCTGCTTCCTACACAAATCGCAGTGCGTAAATAGATTTTTGCCCGTTCATCGTATTTTGACCCGCTGACCGACTTCCCTGAGAAGGACCGGTCAGGTGTGGCGTCATCGACATTTATCATTCCTCGTTTATTTCAGACCGATCGGATTCGATCCGGCATTCATATGAGGTGAATCATGCTTAAAAAAGCACTGGATCGCTTTTTGGAATGGATGTCCTCCCTGTTCTTCGCCGGGCTCATCGCCGTGGTGCTGCTGCAGGTTTACGCAAGAATGTTTCTGCCCAAATCCCCCCACTGGACGGAGGAGGCCTCCCGTTTTCTGATGCTCTACATGGTGGCCTTCGCCGCGGGGCTGGCCGCGAAAGAACGGGCCTACGTCAACGTGGACGTGTTCATCAACCTCATCAGAGGCCGTCTGCGACTCCTGATCCAGCTCTTCATCGACCTTCTGACCATCGCTTTGATGGCCGCCACGGTGTGGTATGGCTGGAAAAACGCTCTTGTGGGCAGAATTCAAACCTCGGCATCCCTGGAAATCCCCATGCAGTGGATTTTCGCCAGTATGGTCCTGCACTCCGGAAGCATTCTGCTCTATACGGTTATGCTCGTGTTCGAAGATTTCAAATTTCTTATGACAGGAGGCGCCAGTCATGGTGACACTGCTCTTTCTTAGTTTCATCGTCTTTCTGTTCATGGGCATTCCCGTGGCCTTTTCTCTGGGGCTGTCCTCCCTTCTCTATCTGGTGGGAGCGGGTATTCCTCTCTCGGTGATTCCTCAGCG
The DNA window shown above is from Synergistaceae bacterium and carries:
- a CDS encoding response regulator transcription factor, which encodes MVLKDRILIVEDENSISHFMATILTSNNYDVLIAHTGAEAYTMITSQSPDLILLDLGLPDIDGLSIIKTIREWSQIPVVVVSARMHERDKVTALDTGADDYITKPFGPSELLARIRTALRHTRGLRPDVARTGKYQVADLVIDYNKHQVFIAGVNVRLTQNEYKIISLLGRYAGKVITYDYLLKEIWGPGLTGNNQILRVNMANIRRKIEKNPAEPEYIFTEAGVGYRLREDD
- a CDS encoding Veg family protein, whose protein sequence is MARTLMSIKDEIISYKGQRVRCRTSKGRNRMEETQGILLDAYPKLFTMYVESRASTVSFSYAEILTREVELEIVPSI
- a CDS encoding DUF4118 domain-containing protein, with the translated sequence MKKNLLPCLSLKDLLTTVAAIAISSSFCSVLGLFSSSDIHVPLIFVLTVLVISRLTEGYFYGIFTSITAVFLVNYVFTYPYFAFNFTLGGYPLIFLTMLAVSIITSTLTTQIKQQEKLRVETEKEKLRANLLRAISHDLRTPLTSIVGSTSVILEDETRLSGAQKQALLREVRDDALWLIRMVENLLAITRMGGDATIHKQPEILEELIGSATHKFRKKHPDTPLQVSIPDAPIFLPLDIILIEQVLTNLLENAVIHGKNLTHINLSAAVEGRRIIFSVENDGEEIDKGLLPHLFDGYFARVDKTTETGNRRNMGIGLSVCASIVRAHGGDISAENITSGGVLFRFSLPLEEKMPHGS
- a CDS encoding DUF1538 domain-containing protein; the protein is MEKILVGKLKESLQAVLPVVAIILFVHLTLAPMSKEILTSMLWGMAFLIVGLTLFSLGTDLAMMPMGQHIGSALLQSRNLALLTGGCFIFGFVVTIAEPDLQIMTHQVPSIPDFTLLVSIAAGVAAFLVLAVLRVLFRFRLSYALIVMYAFTFLIALFSADYLAAAFDASAVTTGPVTVPFLLAMGAGLAAVSGGRESADDNFGICAICSIGPILAVLIAGLFFDPQSTRYEVDVPAAVGGAGALATVFALELVHSLRNVGMVIVPIAGIFMIFQITHLKLSRTELVKIGVGLLYLLFGLTLFLAGVNGGFLPAGKYLGETMGAMEHRWILIPLCLAIGACVVVAEPAVHVLTKQVEEITNGAISRRTLLVGMALGVGLAMSMAMIRILTGLSIWWILLPGYLLALTLTFFAPGFFVGIGFDSGGVAAGAMSAAFVLPFTIGVCRGTGENVALAAFGVVGMIAMMPPVTLQLIGVLYRLRLERAERAAAKIRKNTATNESPGGDSCKNSDVGFPDSEDSAS
- a CDS encoding TRAP transporter small permease; this translates as MLKKALDRFLEWMSSLFFAGLIAVVLLQVYARMFLPKSPHWTEEASRFLMLYMVAFAAGLAAKERAYVNVDVFINLIRGRLRLLIQLFIDLLTIALMAATVWYGWKNALVGRIQTSASLEIPMQWIFASMVLHSGSILLYTVMLVFEDFKFLMTGGASHGDTALS